One window from the genome of Micromonospora aurantiaca ATCC 27029 encodes:
- a CDS encoding IS110 family transposase has translation MAGKVVIGIDPHKASWTAAAVDSSQRVLAVVRVEVNRDGYRQLRRFARRFPRAVWAIEGAGGLGAPLVTRLAADDVQAVDVPAKLAARVRLLSTGHNRKTDQADAVSVAIAALTAQGLRSVETDQTTAALRAWTEHREDLVRTRTQTVNRLHVLLAQLLPAGGAANLTADSAAALLRTVRPRELLARTQRQIAVDLVAEIRRLDRRISAAGDAITAAVAAAGSTLTRLYGVGDIVAAIVLARTGSVSRFASSAHFASFAGVAPIEVSSGDVVRHRLSRAGDRQLNRALHVIAITQIRGDTAGRAYYQRKRQAGKSHREALRCLKRRLADVVYRTLLHDANTSFGTPS, from the coding sequence ATCCGCATAAGGCGAGTTGGACCGCGGCGGCGGTGGACAGCTCCCAGCGGGTGCTGGCTGTGGTGCGGGTAGAGGTTAATCGCGACGGCTACCGGCAACTACGCCGCTTCGCCCGCCGATTTCCTCGTGCTGTGTGGGCGATCGAGGGTGCTGGTGGACTGGGTGCGCCGCTGGTGACGCGGCTGGCAGCCGATGACGTCCAGGCGGTCGATGTGCCAGCCAAACTCGCTGCCCGGGTGCGCCTGTTGTCCACCGGCCACAACCGTAAGACCGACCAGGCGGACGCCGTCTCCGTCGCGATCGCCGCGCTGACCGCGCAAGGCCTGCGTAGCGTCGAGACAGACCAGACCACGGCGGCGCTACGGGCGTGGACCGAGCACCGGGAGGACCTGGTGCGCACCCGCACTCAGACCGTTAACCGGCTGCACGTCTTGCTCGCTCAGCTGCTGCCCGCCGGTGGCGCAGCCAACCTCACGGCCGACAGCGCCGCCGCCTTGCTGCGAACCGTGCGTCCCCGCGAGCTGCTGGCCCGCACGCAGCGCCAGATCGCGGTCGACCTCGTCGCCGAGATCCGGCGCCTGGACCGACGCATCAGCGCGGCCGGTGACGCCATCACCGCTGCCGTCGCCGCAGCCGGCAGCACTCTGACCCGCCTCTACGGCGTCGGCGACATCGTCGCCGCCATCGTGCTCGCGCGCACCGGCTCGGTCAGCCGGTTCGCCTCCTCAGCACACTTCGCGTCCTTCGCCGGCGTCGCCCCGATCGAAGTCTCCTCCGGCGACGTCGTTCGCCACCGACTCTCCCGGGCAGGGGACCGGCAACTCAACCGTGCTCTGCACGTCATCGCCATCACCCAAATCCGCGGCGACACCGCAGGCAGGGCTTACTACCAGCGCAAACGACAAGCCGGCAAAAGCCACCGAGAAGCACTACGCTGCTTGAAGCGCCGCCTCGCGGACGTGGTCTATCGAACCCTGCTCCACGACGCCAACACCTCCTTCGGGACTCCCTCTTGA